A single Mixta calida DNA region contains:
- a CDS encoding bifunctional acetate--CoA ligase family protein/GNAT family N-acetyltransferase: MSQRGLEALLRPKSIAVIGASVKPGRAGYLLMRNLLAGGFSGPVLPVTPKYKAVSGVLAWPDIASLPFAPELAVICTNASRNLALLQELGEKGCKACIILSAPESQLEALKACASRWQIRLLGPNSLGLLAPWQGLNASFSPVPILKGKLAFVSQSAAVSNTILDWAQQRQLGFSWFIALGDSLDTDIDDLLDFLARDGKTSAILLYLEHLSDARRFVSASRSASRNKPILVIKSGRSPQAQQLLKTHAGLDAAWDAAIQRAGLLRVQDTHELFSAVETLSHMRPLRGERLMIVSNGAAPAALALDALQARSGKLARLSEETLNALRAQLPTEIVPGNPLDLKDDATPERYLQAISLLLDSHELDALMIIYAPSAVAPATKTALRLIERIKQHPRGKTLTLLTNWCGEYSSQEARRAFSDAAIPTYRTPEGAVTAFMHMVEYRRNQKQLRETPALPATLKQDTAYAHQLIQQALNEGATRLDTHEVQAILQAYGLTTLPTWIAGDSAEAVHIAGQIGYPVALKLRSPDIPHKSDVQGVMLYLRTASEVQQAANAIIDRVKLTWPQARIHGLLVQSMANRAGAQELRIVVEQDPLFGPVIMLGEGGVEWQADRHAAVALPPLNMTLARYLVIQAIKSGKIRGRSALRPLDIAALSQVLVQVSNLVVDCPEIERLDIHPLLAAGDEFTLLDVTLTLAAFNGVNESRLAIRPYPHTLEESVTLKNGETCLFRPILPEDEPLLRRFIAQVTKEDLYYRYFSEINEFTHEDLANMTQIDYDREMAFVAVREQGGEAEIIGVTRAISDADNTDAEFSVLVRSDLKGVGLGRRLLEKMIVYTRHHGLQQLNGITMPRNQGMITLAKKLGFSVDVQLEDGIVSLRLPLKYAGEQH, encoded by the coding sequence ATGAGCCAACGTGGACTGGAAGCGCTGTTAAGACCGAAATCCATCGCCGTTATCGGCGCCTCGGTAAAGCCGGGGCGCGCCGGCTATCTGCTGATGCGTAATCTGCTGGCGGGCGGCTTTAGCGGCCCGGTGCTGCCCGTCACGCCGAAATATAAGGCGGTTTCCGGCGTGCTGGCCTGGCCAGATATCGCCAGCCTGCCTTTTGCGCCGGAACTGGCGGTGATCTGCACCAACGCCAGCCGCAATCTGGCGCTGTTGCAGGAGCTGGGCGAGAAAGGCTGTAAAGCCTGCATCATTCTTTCCGCGCCGGAAAGCCAGCTGGAAGCGTTGAAAGCGTGCGCCAGCCGTTGGCAAATTCGTCTGCTTGGTCCTAACAGCCTCGGCCTGCTGGCGCCGTGGCAGGGCCTTAACGCCAGCTTTTCGCCGGTACCTATCCTGAAAGGCAAATTGGCCTTTGTGTCACAGTCCGCCGCCGTCTCCAATACCATTCTCGACTGGGCGCAGCAGCGGCAACTGGGCTTCTCCTGGTTTATCGCGCTGGGCGACAGCCTGGATACCGATATCGACGACCTGCTTGATTTCCTGGCGCGTGATGGCAAGACCAGCGCCATCCTGCTCTACCTGGAACACCTGAGCGATGCGCGCCGCTTTGTCTCCGCCTCGCGCAGCGCCTCACGCAATAAGCCTATTCTGGTGATCAAAAGCGGCCGCAGCCCGCAGGCGCAGCAGCTGTTGAAAACTCACGCCGGGCTCGACGCCGCCTGGGACGCCGCCATTCAGCGCGCAGGTCTGCTGCGTGTACAGGATACCCATGAGCTGTTTTCCGCCGTGGAAACGTTGAGCCATATGCGGCCCCTGCGCGGCGAGCGACTGATGATCGTCAGCAACGGCGCCGCGCCCGCCGCGCTGGCGCTGGATGCATTGCAGGCACGCAGCGGCAAACTGGCGCGTCTCAGTGAAGAGACACTGAACGCGCTCAGGGCGCAGCTGCCGACAGAGATCGTTCCCGGCAATCCACTCGATCTAAAGGACGACGCCACCCCGGAGCGCTACCTGCAGGCGATTTCCCTGCTGCTCGACAGTCATGAGCTGGATGCGCTGATGATTATCTACGCCCCCAGCGCCGTTGCACCGGCGACGAAAACCGCCCTGCGACTGATTGAACGGATTAAGCAACATCCACGCGGCAAAACGCTGACGCTGCTCACTAACTGGTGCGGGGAATATTCTTCACAGGAGGCGCGGCGCGCGTTCAGCGATGCGGCGATCCCGACCTATCGTACGCCGGAAGGCGCGGTGACCGCCTTTATGCATATGGTGGAGTACCGGCGCAACCAGAAACAACTGCGCGAAACGCCTGCCCTGCCCGCCACGCTGAAGCAGGATACCGCGTACGCCCATCAGCTTATTCAGCAGGCGCTGAACGAGGGCGCCACTCGCCTGGACACCCATGAGGTGCAAGCCATCTTACAGGCCTATGGCCTGACGACGCTGCCCACCTGGATCGCCGGAGATAGCGCGGAAGCGGTGCATATCGCCGGACAGATCGGCTATCCAGTGGCGTTGAAACTGCGATCGCCGGATATTCCGCATAAATCGGACGTACAGGGAGTCATGCTCTATCTGCGTACCGCCAGCGAAGTGCAGCAGGCGGCGAATGCGATTATCGATCGCGTGAAGCTGACCTGGCCGCAGGCGCGCATTCACGGGCTGCTGGTACAGAGCATGGCGAACCGCGCCGGGGCACAGGAGCTGCGGATTGTCGTTGAGCAGGACCCGCTTTTCGGCCCGGTGATCATGCTGGGCGAAGGAGGCGTCGAATGGCAGGCGGATCGTCACGCGGCGGTGGCGCTGCCTCCGCTCAATATGACACTGGCGCGCTATCTGGTGATTCAGGCGATTAAAAGCGGCAAGATCCGTGGACGCAGCGCCCTGCGACCGCTGGATATTGCGGCGCTAAGCCAGGTGCTGGTGCAAGTCTCCAACCTGGTGGTGGATTGCCCGGAAATCGAGCGGCTCGATATCCATCCTCTGCTGGCCGCCGGTGACGAGTTTACCCTGCTGGATGTGACGCTAACGCTGGCGGCGTTCAACGGCGTGAATGAATCGCGCCTGGCTATCCGCCCTTACCCGCATACTCTGGAAGAAAGCGTCACCCTTAAAAACGGCGAAACCTGCCTGTTCCGGCCGATTTTGCCGGAGGATGAACCGTTGCTGCGGCGTTTTATCGCCCAGGTCACTAAAGAAGATCTCTATTATCGCTACTTTAGCGAGATCAATGAGTTTACCCATGAGGATTTAGCCAATATGACGCAAATCGACTACGATCGAGAAATGGCTTTCGTGGCGGTGCGCGAGCAAGGCGGCGAAGCGGAGATTATCGGCGTGACCCGCGCCATCTCCGATGCGGATAATACCGACGCCGAATTCTCGGTGCTGGTGCGATCGGATCTAAAAGGAGTAGGTCTGGGCAGACGGCTGCTGGAAAAGATGATTGTCTATACGCGACATCATGGTCTGCAACAGCTAAATGGCATTACTATGCCTCGTAATCAAGGCATGATTACCCTGGCGAAGAAGCTGGGATTCAGCGTGGATGTGCAGCTGGAAGATGGTATTGTCAGTCTGCGCCTGCCTCTTAAGTACGCTGGCGAGCAACATTAA
- the pssA gene encoding CDP-diacylglycerol--serine O-phosphatidyltransferase has protein sequence MLSKFKRNKHQQHLAQLPKLSQSVADVTTLYSPSEFRATLLEKIASATQRICIVALYLENDDAGRAVLSALYAAKRARPALDVSVLVDWHRAQRGRIGDAKGVTNADWYCEMASQNPDIAIPVYGIPVNTREALGVLHLKGFIIDDTLLYSGASLNDVYLHQHDKYRYDRYQLIRNPKLADAMFEWIDRNLKQAEAVHRLDQHERPKSPEIKNETRQFRQDLRGFDYHFTPDANNEELAVTPLVGLGKRSLLNKTIYHLMPCTERKLTLCTPYFNLPAILVRNIIWLLRHGKEVEIIVGDKTANDFYIPEDQPFKIIGALPYLYEINLRRFLSRLQYYVGNGQLTVRLWKDGDNSYHLKGMWVDDEWMLITGNNLNPRAWRLDLENAVLIHDPLQQLADQRDRELALIRQHTSVVKHFRDLDSIADYPVKVRKLIRRLRRIRIDRLISRIL, from the coding sequence ATGTTGTCTAAATTTAAGCGCAATAAACACCAACAACACCTTGCACAGCTGCCCAAACTGTCTCAGTCAGTTGCTGATGTGACCACGCTTTACTCACCATCCGAGTTTCGCGCTACGCTGCTGGAGAAGATCGCCAGCGCGACGCAGCGCATCTGCATCGTGGCACTCTATCTGGAAAATGATGACGCCGGGCGCGCCGTCCTGTCCGCGCTCTACGCCGCCAAACGCGCGCGGCCAGCGCTGGATGTCAGCGTGTTGGTGGACTGGCACCGGGCACAGCGCGGCCGCATCGGTGACGCTAAAGGCGTGACCAATGCGGACTGGTATTGCGAGATGGCGAGCCAGAATCCCGATATCGCGATTCCGGTTTACGGCATCCCGGTCAATACCCGCGAAGCACTGGGCGTACTGCATCTCAAAGGCTTTATTATTGACGATACGCTGCTCTACAGCGGCGCCAGCCTGAACGATGTTTACCTGCATCAACATGATAAATACCGCTACGATCGCTATCAGCTGATCCGTAATCCGAAGCTGGCCGACGCCATGTTTGAATGGATCGATCGGAATCTGAAGCAAGCGGAAGCGGTGCATCGCCTCGATCAGCATGAGCGGCCGAAAAGCCCGGAAATCAAAAATGAAACCCGCCAGTTCCGTCAGGATCTGCGCGGCTTCGATTACCACTTTACGCCTGACGCCAATAACGAAGAATTGGCGGTGACGCCGCTGGTCGGGCTTGGCAAGCGCAGCCTGTTAAATAAGACCATCTACCATTTGATGCCCTGTACGGAACGCAAGTTGACGCTCTGTACGCCTTATTTCAATCTGCCAGCGATTCTGGTACGCAATATTATCTGGCTGCTGCGCCACGGCAAAGAGGTAGAGATTATCGTTGGCGATAAGACGGCCAACGATTTCTATATCCCCGAAGATCAGCCATTTAAGATTATCGGCGCCCTGCCCTATCTGTATGAAATCAATTTGCGACGCTTTCTCAGCCGACTGCAATATTATGTCGGCAACGGCCAGCTGACCGTACGTCTGTGGAAGGATGGCGATAACAGCTATCACCTGAAAGGTATGTGGGTCGATGATGAATGGATGCTGATTACCGGCAATAACCTCAATCCGCGCGCCTGGCGGCTGGATCTGGAAAACGCCGTGCTGATTCACGATCCGTTGCAACAGCTGGCCGATCAGCGCGATCGGGAACTGGCGCTGATCCGTCAGCATACGAGCGTGGTGAAGCACTTCCGCGATCTCGACAGCATTGCCGACTATCCGGTAAAAGTGCGTAAATTGATCAGGCGCCTGCGCCGTATCCGTATCGATCGTTTAATTAGCCGGATTCTGTAA
- a CDS encoding YfiM family lipoprotein, whose amino-acid sequence MRIMLLLLCLCCTGCSHTAQDRWTGKDKAQHFIASALLSVAGNEYGQQQGWNTRRSNSFGLMFAFSLGAVKEVYDSRPDGSGWSWKDLGWDIAGAATGFVLWNIGQ is encoded by the coding sequence ATGCGAATTATGCTGCTTTTACTCTGCTTATGCTGTACTGGCTGTAGCCATACCGCGCAGGATCGCTGGACTGGAAAGGATAAGGCGCAGCATTTTATCGCCTCTGCGCTGCTTTCCGTCGCTGGCAATGAATATGGTCAGCAGCAGGGCTGGAACACACGCCGCAGCAACAGCTTCGGTTTAATGTTCGCGTTCAGCCTGGGCGCAGTGAAAGAGGTGTATGACAGCCGCCCGGATGGCAGCGGCTGGAGTTGGAAAGATTTAGGATGGGATATCGCCGGCGCAGCGACCGGCTTTGTCCTGTGGAATATCGGCCAGTGA
- a CDS encoding tRNA-uridine aminocarboxypropyltransferase has translation MTHNAVLRLRAERLARATRPFLARGNRVRRCQGCLLPQKLCLCANITPHQARSRFCLVMFDTEPMKPSNTGRLIADILPETLAFGWSRTEPDPALLEAVANTHYQPMVVFPESYADQGRPVLNQPPVTGKPPLFIMLDGTWTEARKMFRKSPWLDGLPVMSLQLTAPSAYTLREAHGPGQHCTAEVAAALLRQAGDTAAGQALSDHFMLFRQRYLAGKPHHPAHLTAEEAESV, from the coding sequence ATGACTCATAACGCCGTTTTACGCCTGCGCGCCGAGCGCCTGGCGCGCGCCACCCGTCCCTTTTTAGCGCGAGGCAACCGCGTTCGCCGCTGCCAGGGCTGCCTGCTGCCGCAGAAACTTTGCCTGTGCGCCAACATCACCCCTCATCAGGCGCGCAGCCGCTTCTGTCTGGTGATGTTCGATACCGAGCCAATGAAGCCGAGCAATACTGGCCGTCTGATCGCCGATATCCTGCCGGAGACGCTGGCCTTTGGCTGGTCGCGCACTGAGCCAGACCCAGCGTTGCTTGAAGCAGTAGCAAATACTCACTATCAACCGATGGTGGTATTTCCTGAGTCCTATGCCGACCAGGGCCGTCCGGTGTTGAACCAGCCGCCAGTGACCGGCAAGCCGCCGCTGTTCATTATGCTGGACGGCACCTGGACCGAAGCGCGGAAAATGTTTCGCAAAAGCCCCTGGCTCGACGGGCTGCCCGTTATGTCATTACAGCTTACCGCCCCTTCCGCCTATACGCTGCGCGAAGCGCACGGGCCTGGTCAACACTGCACCGCCGAAGTGGCGGCAGCGCTGCTGCGCCAGGCGGGCGATACGGCGGCGGGCCAGGCGCTCAGCGATCACTTTATGCTGTTCCGCCAGCGCTATCTGGCGGGAAAACCACATCATCCAGCCCACCTCACGGCAGAAGAGGCGGAAAGCGTTTAG